TCTCAGAGGGAAGCAGTGCTGGAGTTAGAGGAGCTGGAGTGGATACTCTGCATAGGTCTGGTAAGAGCTATGGTGGTTCTGGGCTTATTCCGAGTTGCAGAATGCTTCTGATGCACTGCCTTCTTAAACACCATTAATTGCTGTCCCACctctttcaggggcttccctgatagtacAGTTGGTaaaaatgtgcctgcaatgcaggagactctggctctgttcctgggttgggaagatcccctggagaagggataggctactcactccagtattctggcctggagaatttcatggactgtacagttcatggtttcacaaagagtctgacacgactgagcgactttcacttcactcccctctttcagaTGTGTTCAAGATCCAAGCCTACTCCATCTCTCACAACTGAGTTTTCCTCTCAGCCACAGCAGCCCTGGCTCTCGCATGGAGCTATGCCATGGAACAAGCAGGGGTGAAACAAGTGCTCAACTCAGGGCAGTCATGGGAAATCTGCTTCCTCTATCTCGCTCTGGGAGCAAGCAAGTATATGCATGCTCTTCATAAGCAGTCTAGCTCTCTTACAGCCTTCCTGGTAGTTCTCCTGCTTTTCAAACCAGGTAAGGGGCTCCACTTCTCCGTGTTACAGCCCTGGACTGGAGTACCCAATATGTTGCTCCCACCTCTCACTCCCCAGAAAGTATCGCCACTTGTGTaatccctcttttcttctctgtccccTCTAAGAGGTGCAAGTCCTGATCTGTCCACTTCTCTTACCTTCCTATTTAATTCCATGTGGCGCTCTCTTACAGCCTTGGTTGGACAAGAGTCTTGTCAGTCTCCGGTTTGTTTTCAGTGAAAATTACTCTACACATAGATGTATTTTGATGTGTTCATGGTGGGAGATGAGGTCCACACCCTCCTATGGTGGGAGATGAGGTCCACACCCTCCTAGTTTGCCACATTGATTCCCTAGAaccatcttatttttattgtgcAGACTAGATGAGTTAGAAATAGACCTctttgtgtatgcatgtgtatgtgagtATATAAACAGAAAGGAGGCATACATATTTAGTAAGAGAAGAGTTAGCTAATAAATGCCGTTTAGCCATAaagtcaaattttaatttttacttcacaacattatagaatgaattccagttgagtaaAAGTGCTAAGTATAAAACCTTAaggtggaaaaaaatatgaagtaaATTTATAGGATAACTCTGAATGAGAGGAGATTTGTAAAGTTTAATACAAATTGAAGAAACAGTTAATCAATTGATGGAAGACTATTCATTAAACAACCCTTTCTTTCCTGATTGGTTTGTTTTGCTCTTCCTGTTTTATTTGGGAATTTACTTTTGGATAatctcattttttcatttatctatatACTGATTCTTAATTTGCAACCAAATTATTTCAGTTACTGGtacttcattatatattttaatatataatacatcAAGTCTGTttgcttattgattattatttttctacaaaaCTTTTAGAATTAATTTTGGTGCTTTCCCAAAGAAGTCCTCCTTTGATGTTTATTTGAGCTGAATTAAGTTGTGGATTATTTTTGGATTAAAAAGCCATGTAAAGTTACATGTTCAATTCATGCCGTATACTAAATAGTTTCCAGGAAGAATCAAAGGTCAAATACAAACTATCACACACActaaaaaggaggaaaacaagggggaggaaaaggagaaaaaaaatagaaaagtaggaaaaacagaaatattggcTAATAGTAGAATTTGgattaagaaaagaaattctaaacAAAAGTGCATGAAAgtaattgtatttaaaaaataatatatcaattttataattttattaattataaataacACAAACAAGTATGAAAATACTATCAGCACACAGAGAAATTATTTACCACTAATAGTcacaacattttatttatttattttttaaaaaattttttgatttttttttattagttggaggctaattactttacaacatttcagtgggttttgtcatactttgacatgaatcagccatggagttacacagataaatatttttctctacaaACATTGgcacaaataaatgaggaaaaaattagtaagacaaagagaaagtgaatagaaaattcatagatgtaaaaatggccagaaaacaaataaaatattaatatatttcagcattactcaaaaattagaaaaatagcaaaactgccttcattaatattttttagaatGCTTATTGAGAATATATTATGTAAGCTGCTATTCTATGttccataatatataatatggttGATGCCTTCAAAAAGGTGAAGGACCTTAATCACACTTCAGGTTAAAGTAGATCTGAAGCTACTGTAGCCAACTTGTTATAATATGTTGTTAATTATTCTACAAAATATCtatgtgactctgtgtgtgtgtgtttattcctCCTGActccttttttccccattcttgGAATTGGATCTAGATCAAAcctcattactttaaatatagatCATTGCAAAGTTAGGGGCTTTCCAGGttgtgcagtggtgaagaatccgcctgccattgtaggaggtgcaagagactcagatttgatctttggatcaagaagattccctggagtaggatatggaaatccactccaatattctcgcctggaaaattccatggacagaggattctgacGGTcttctacagtccaaggggttgcaaagagttggatacgacttgaGTGAAATAGTTAACTAAGGCAGGTTGATGAGTCCAAGCCTAAAGCCCCTTTAAGGAGGAGGTAAAcgttctttctttttcactttcttttgtctGAAACAAGCAGGCCTTGTAGGCAGCAGTATCACTTGTTCAAGGACATGCCTTTTTTTGAGCTGCAGATGTATGTTACGGGAGAAGGTCTGGGTAAAAACTTCCACAGTCTTGAGCTCTGAGTTAATCTGTTCTTTCTGGCTAATCTTGTGCTGATGTCATCCCAGGATGCATGTTACAGGAAAGGGTCTGGGCAAAATTCTCACAGCCTTGACACATTTTTTATCTATTCTCAGCAGCTGGTTGAGAAGTATATAAGGCCCTGCTTAAACTAGTGATGCGGGTACTCTCCTGACCCCTTCCAGTGCTTCTTGCTGGACGCTTTCTCCATCCCTTTTACTTGAATAAATTctacacaaagctctgagtgacAGACTGTCTTTGGTCCCAGAGTTAAATCTTCTCATTTGGAGACCATGAATCCAGTGGCGCTGTTCACCATTCGCTATcatgagcaactgagcaaactCTCACACGTGCAATTAGTTAGCTTGCTTCTagtctctgtctctccctgaaACTCATCTACTTGTGTCTACCAGGTCAGTTTTCTGAGTAAGAAGTATCCTTTCAGTCTGccagaaaattttaagtatttcaaaCAGTCTACATAGAATCAGATATAAAGTTTTCCATTAGCTTAACAAggtaaatcaaggcaaattcttCTAAACATTTAATTTTGATCCTTTGTTGAGTTATTAAATTGAAAACACTGATCTGAGACAATTCTATAAGAATAATCTGAGTTGGTAATAAAAGTTATTATTGAGTTTCCTCCTGATTTAGTCTGGTATTTGTGGAATTTGGATTAAGAGCTGCCGGACAGTTTTGAATTTCATTCATATATCTTTAAACCAACATAGTCTAATGATTTATAGATTAAAACTTTACATAagaatctatttttcattttctgtgtccCTTAATCtataaatcatttaaataaaatcagttttCTGTAGAAGATTAAGCTTGTTTAAGAATAGTATAAGTCCTCATAATTTTTTTCAGAACATTTATCACTTCCTTGTTTCTCAGGCTATAAATAAAAGGGTTTAATAAAGGAATTACTATTGTGTAAAAAATTGCCACTGGTATATCTTTATCCCCTTCTTCAAATGGTCGAATATACATGAGAAGACAAATGTAGAATATTGAGACAGATAGGAAGTGGGATGCACAAGTAGATAAGGCTTTACCTCTCCCTTCTctggattttattttgaaaacagtgaaAAGAATGTAAGCATAAGAAATCAAGACAGTGGCAATGGTAATGATCTGAATTggcattgaaaaaatatatatcattagtTCATTAATATAAGGGTCAGTACAGGAAAGTCTATATAGTGGAAGAATGTCACAAAAAAAGTGGTCAATTTGACTAGATCTACAGAAAGTTAACCTCAACAGAAGTCCTACATGAATCACAGAATGCAGGTTACTAGCTATGTAGGCCCCCGTggtcatctgaatgcagagtttctgtGACATCATGGTGTGgtactgcagtggtttgcagatggccacatagcggtcataggccattgcTGCCAGGAGAAAGCAATCTGCAGTTTCAGCaaggcagagaaaataaaattgtgccATGCATTCATAGagggagatcattctgtctttagaaaataaattctgtagcATCTTGGGGGTTATGGCACTGGAGCAACAGAAATCCATCAGAGCAAGGTTACCCAGAAGGATGTACATTGGTGTGTGAAGATGACGTTCCCTAAAAATCAATGCCACCAGACCAAGATTGCCCACTGTAGTGATCAGATAGATGGCAAGAAACACCAGGAACAGAAGGGTCTTCAGCACTGGATGATCTGTAAATCCTTTGAGAATGAACTCAGTTGTCAAAGATTGATTTTCCTTAGCCATTCCTGGCTTTTCAGCTGGGATAGAAATGGCAGAGAAATGAGATTCTAAATTAGAATGtatctatttctttcctcttggagaaggcaatggcaacccactcagtactcttgcttggaaaatcccacagacagaggaggctggtaggctgcagtccatggggccgctacAAGTCGAATACGActgtgtgacttcactttcacttttcactttcatgcattggagaagaaaacggcaacccactccagtgttcttgcctggagaatcccagggtcgggggagcctggtgggctgccgtctatggggtcgcacagagtccaatacgaccgaagcgacttagcagcagcagcagcagttctttcCTCTAATTTCCCCacatacaaaaagaaagaagctCATCTTTAATCATCCTGTGCTGTACCCTGAATACTAGTACATGCATAGTAGATTAAGtctgtgaaaataaaagtatCACAGACTGTGTACTGAGGGGTAGTCTAAAAATCCTGTGTAAATTCTCAGggcagaaaacatttttatgcaTGAATTACCTAATGCTGATGTACTAATTCCtggttaatatatataatttgacaTTTCCAAAATTAGAGGACATAAGAAAAttttatggtgtttttttttctccaggaaaaaaaagttttaaatacagTCCTATGGGATTGATATGgtgtttgaaaataaattaatttagacatttaaaatgtctaatttttaaaactgcctAGAAACATAGGTGGCTGTAAAAATTGTTTCTCTTGCTTAGTATCCCTTTACCAAGGGATAATTTAAAGGAAGACATTTTCAGCCTTTAAGACAgtaagaaaatagcaattttaGAAGTTTTACTAATGGGTTAattttgttatcatttttatatttacttcatcACATTCTGGATCCTACTACTATGGTGGTATGGCATACTGCCTCTAGAAGTTATTATTCCTAATTATTCATTTATCCTAGTACTTCCTGTCTTAAGGTTTAACTCCTAAATACATGTTTAACATTATGAGATTATGAGGTTACCAAGTCTCCATTCAAAGTGTTTATATAAATACCTATCTTGTActctattatgggcttcccaggtggctcagtgggtaaagaattcacctgcaatgcaggatacagggattcaatccctggatctggaagattccctggaggagggcatggcaacccactccagcattcctgcctagagaatcccatggttagaggagcctggcaggttacagcccatggagtcgcagagtcggacacaactgaagcaattgagcacatCACACACACTCTGTTATACCTCTTCTAAGCAACTAATGTCATtttggcaaatcccatggagGTTCTACCTTTATTGTACGATTAAGTTTACAAACTCATCATTTCCTTCTAATGcactatatatttattgaaattcaCTGATCACCcagatttattataaatttactGTAGTTATGTTTAGTTAATATTGCAAGAAGGATAAGTTTTAAGGAACGGTAAAGTCAAATTTCTTCTTTTGCATAAATTgataaaatctttcatttcttaatttttcaaataaataatgttaGAGAAGAACCTGAAAGTTCTTCAAAGTATATTACTTTAAGAACacatttcatttaactttttccctttcttatcCTTGTCTATTCTGAATTTAATACACTGTTTTACTTTTTGTTCACATAGCATCATGAGGTTTTCTAGATCTTTATCACTAGAGGGCtgtaaaatgagtaaaatatcTTTACCCTTTATAATGTAGGTCTATAACAGTGTTTGAAAAATCTTTCAGAATTAAAGTATTTTAGACAgcgttttattattattttagcaaTACCTGATGGTGAGTCAACTAAAGTTACTTGTCACGTGGACTATGGATTAGTTTTCAATAATCATATTCTATAGAGAAGATATTGGATCAGAGTAGTCCTGAGTGAAAACTCATTTTCTCTTCCCCAACTTGAAACATGCATTATTATGTAAATTAAACTGAATTAGAAATCAGTTTACTTTATCTCCCAGAATTATTTTACAGAATTGTTTATAGACTTACCTGTATATCTGCTGATAAGATAGTGGTACATTTGCAGTCAGAATAGGTACTGTGTCTTGTTATGGCCTTTCATGGTGTCTCCAATTTAGAGAGGAACCAAGAAAATTATTAATTAGATAAAATGAACAACCAATTAAAaatactgacattttaggaaaatgggtgtttctgcattttaactttttaaataaattagaaattagtCCTCATATTTTGAGTTCACTGATATTTTATAGTATctaattggccacctgatgctattTGTTTTTagcaaaattaatattaaagCCTTGGTCTTGAAAACATTTGGGAATCAATTATGAAAAGTTAGAACACTCCATCCACCAATATGTCAGTGACAATAATTATCTTAGCCTCGGAGCAAAGTAAAAGTTTTCCATCGATTCTAAAGGGATTTCCTTGGCATCTGCATCAGCGTTTCTGCAGAAACTTTTAACCTGAGAGACGTAGTTCCCAAAACAAAGGTAAACCAGAGAGCATCAATTTAAGATGGATATCTTTTGAAAGTCTGAGGTTAAATCAAATGGCCATCTCTAAAGCTGGCTTAAGGATCATGTTGACTTTTCAAACACTTGATCAAAATAAAACTGTGATCTAGGTATACAGGGACACAAAGAAGGGCATAACTTAGAGCTAAGAGCAGGCATCACAAAGAATTCCAATGATTCTTCAAGGAAAAGCTAAATTTCACTAAGCAGAACATGTGTGGTAGGGTGTAATAGGAAGAAACAGCATATTTAAGGAATAGAGAGTAAACCTGGGTAGCCAGAGTCTGTGTGTATTCTAGGAATAGGAGGGGCTGAGAGGTTCTGGTTGTAACTGGTTCTGTTTTTGGCACCCTCCATTTTTGCTGACATTGCTCTCTCACCAAGATAACTTCTCCTTTCCTAATTACcaaattcaaatacatttttcaattattatcttaattcagttcagttcagttcagttgctcagtcatgtccaactctttgcaaccccatgaacctcagcacgccaggcctccctgtccatcaccaactcccagagtttactcaaactcatgcccgtcgagtcagtgatgccatccagccatctcatcctctgtcatccccttctcctcctgctcccaatccctcccagcatcagggtcttttccaatgagtcaactcttcacatgaggtggccaaagtactggagtttcagctccagtatcagtccttccaatgaatacccaggactgatctcctttaggatggactggttggatctccttgcagtccaagggaatctcaagagtcttctccaacaccacagctcaaaagcatcaatttttcagtgctcagcttttttcgcagtccaactctcacatccatatatgaccactggaaaaaccatgggcttgaccagatggacctttattggcaaagtaatgcctctgctttttaatatgctatctaggttggtcatagctttccttctaaggagtaagcgtcttttaatttcatggctgtagtcaccatctgcagtgattttggagcccagaaaaataaagtctgacactgtttctactgtctccccatctatttcccatgaggtgatgggaccagatgccatgatcttagttttctgaatgttgagctttaagccaactttttcactctcctctttcactttcatcaagaggcttttaagttcctcttcactttctgctataagggtagtgtcataAGGGTAGTAACCTCATATCTGAGGTGaccaatatttctcctggcaatgttgattccagcttgtgcttcttccagcccagcgtttctcatgatgtactctgcatataagttaaacaagcagggtgacaatacacagccttgacgtactctttttcttatttggaaccagtctgttgttccatgcccagctgtaactgttgcttcctgacctgcatacaggtttctcaagaggtaggtcaggtggtctggtattcccatctctttcagaattttctacagtttattgtgatccacacagtcgaaggctttggtgtagtcaataaagcagaaatagatgtttttctggaactctcttgctttttcagtgatccagtggatattggcaatttgatctctggttcctctgccttttctaaaaccagcttgaacatctggaagttcacaattcatgtactgttgaagcctggcttggagaattttgagcattactctactagcatgtgagatgataaTTAGCCATACATTAATAATTAGTCACTGTTGATCACACGgagaagcaatggcaccccactccagtactcttgcctggaaaatcctatggacggaggagcctcgtaggctacggtccatggggttgctaggagtcagacacgactgagcaacttcactttcacttttcactttcatacattggagaaggaaatggcaacccactccagggttcttgcctggagaatcccagcctggtgggctgccgtctatggggtcacacagagtcggatacgagtgaagtgacttagcagtggcAATTGATCACACTCTAATACTCATTGCCTCCTCAGGATTCtatgataataatttttattcctgCATCTCTGACATTTTTCTCAGTGTTATATTAGATCCTCTTTTCCTCACAACTAcatatttgtttaattaaaaaaagcccATCCTtgagtacatttaaaaaatcatggcaCTTTGTTCTAAAAAACTATTAATTTATAaaggatttttcttaaaaaaatttttttaatgtagaccatttttaaagtctttattgaatttgttacaatactgtttctgttttatgttttgtttttttggccacaagtcaTGTGGAATTGTAGCTCCTCCACCAGGgatgaacccacacctcctgcattggaaggtgaagtcttaacccctggatggCCAGGAAAGTCCTGTAAAAagaatttttctaatatttagctTGTAAATTGCCATATTCCTTGATGTCAGTCAGCTATTCTTGCTAACTAATCAGAATgtgttgaatatatatatatatatatgtatatgtatatattacatttttatatttaaatgcacCTACACCTCATTGAAATTCTTTGGAATATTTTTTATGTCctctttctcaaaattacttttgCTGTTGGGGTCTTTTTGTGATTCCACATGaactgtaagattttttttttctattttgatgaaAACTGCCATTGGGATTtttataggaattgcattgagtctatagttggctttggatagtatggacgtattaacaatattaattcttccagatCATGGACATGGGATattagtccatttttttttttttgcatttgttctaatttctttcatcaatgccTTATTGTTTTTAGTATGTAAATCTTTTACCTGTTTGGTTCATCTTACTCCTAAGTATATCATTGGGTTTCTTTGTTGTTCTTCATTCAACAGTTATTTATTGAACGTTGTGCCAGATATTGGAGTAGGaaatacaacccactccagtatccttgcctggaaaattccatggacagagaagcctggcagtctgtggtccatggagtcacagagtcagacacgactgagtgactcagcatgcacgcatGTGCCAGATATAAAACTGGAGAGACAAGCATTAAACAAAACTGTGTGAATTGTTTATATTTACAgttgtgcaatgcaggagaccctggtttgattcctgagtcaggaagatcccctggagaagggaaatgctacccactccagtgctctggcctggagagttccatggactgtatagtccatggggtcgcaaagagtcagacgtgactgagcaactttcacttcacttcacttcacaattGTGAAAACGCTACAATGAAGTAGAGCAGATGTGTGAGAAACTTAACCTTAGCAGCGGAATCAGAGAGAAGGTTTTCTTACCGAAGTATCATTTGAGGTGATGCCAATTAAACAGATTCACAGGGATCAGAAGGAAAGTGAGGAAATAGATGTGACTTAAACAGGGATTCAAGATATTCTTGAGTTTATACTTTAGAAGTGTTCTCTAGGAGTTGGTTAAAGCATCATATTAGACTTAACTCTCTTCTAAAGACTTGTTTAAGTTTGAGGGTACACTTGAGAAACAGGAGTGGTAAGCATAAAATTTGGTCCAGTCAGTCCTTATAATTCTCTTTGTTAAACTGCCATATACTGAGTGTTATTAGTTGTGTGTTTCATGTCAAGCATGAGCAAATATTTCTGAAGTTAATTTTGACACTTTAGGTTGAGTGTCACCAAGAGGATTGTATGTCATTCTTGGCTCCAGACTTTGTATATTTGTTGTATATTTGTTATATCATCAGTTGGaaccatttaaataaatttatgtgcTATGGATGCTTATAAGGTTGAGTGTTTTGAAATAAAGGATGATTTTATTTGTGCTATAACTTAAATAggacaaattattttaatagcattaaatatatatacagtatatatacttCTGTACACTTCTATACACAGTAAAGTAATGAAAAGTAGTATAAAGACTTCTATACACAGTAAGGTAATGAAGCCTCAAATGTTTGTTGGGAACATGAAAGCTTCTGGCAATATGTGCaaagttaaataataaatgaaaacttgGTGACGATCATTATCACTGATACATAGTAGCTGACAAAAAGGCAGAACACAATAGGTTATCTCATCTAGGTTTTCTcatagctagcaaagtaatattatgaatattttatttttttactttattttttattggagtatagttacttgacaatgttgtgttagtttataatgtacagcagagtgaatcagccatgtgtacacatatatcccctcttccttggatttccttcccatttagaccaccacagagcattgagtcgagtaccctgtgctatacagtcgattttcattagttatctattttgtaggTACTAGTGCATATGTAACAATCTCCCAATCCACCCCACATCCCACTTCCCATCTTGGTATCCATACtcttgttctctatatttgtgtcTCTAgtcctgttttgcaaataagttcttcTATACCATTTtcctccctggggaaggaaatggcaacccactccagtgttcttgcctagaaaatcccatggacagggagcctggtgggctataagtccatggggtcgcaaagagttggacatgactgatagaCTAATAGacataccattttcctagattccacaagTTAATATGcatgttaatatataatatttatttttctctttctgacttcactcttgtatgacagtctctaggtctatccacatctctgcaaatggcacaattttgttctattttatggttgagtaatattcctttgaatTTATGTACAACATCTTCAtttttcattcctctgttgattgcGTTTAGGTTGCTCTcattcctggctattgtaaatggtgctgcagtgaacattggggtgcatgtatctttttgaattttggttttctctgggtatatgcccaggaatggaattgctgagtcatatggtagttctatttttagttttttagggaaccttcatactgttctccatagtggctgtatcgatTTATATCCCCATCATtagggtaagagggttcctttgtctctacaccctttccagcatttatttgaaGATTTTTCAGTGATGGCCTTTTGGATGGGTGTGAGGTGATtcctcgttgtagttttgatttgcatttctctaattagtgatattgagcatttttttcatgtgtttgttggccatgaacatgtcttctttggtgaaatttctatttaggtcttaagcccattttttgattgggtgatttgtttgtttgtgtttaatataaagctgcatgagctgtttgtatattttgagtattaatcccttgtcagttgcttcatttgcaaatattttctcctactcagggttgtcttttctttttgtttgtg
The genomic region above belongs to Muntiacus reevesi chromosome 21, mMunRee1.1, whole genome shotgun sequence and contains:
- the LOC136152465 gene encoding olfactory receptor 5K4-like, with protein sequence MAKENQSLTTEFILKGFTDHPVLKTLLFLVFLAIYLITTVGNLGLVALIFRERHLHTPMYILLGNLALMDFCCSSAITPKMLQNLFSKDRMISLYECMAQFYFLCLAETADCFLLAAMAYDRYVAICKPLQYHTMMSQKLCIQMTTGAYIASNLHSVIHVGLLLRLTFCRSSQIDHFFCDILPLYRLSCTDPYINELMIYIFSMPIQIITIATVLISYAYILFTVFKIKSREGRGKALSTCASHFLSVSIFYICLLMYIRPFEEGDKDIPVAIFYTIVIPLLNPFIYSLRNKEVINVLKKIMRTYTILKQA